ACGAAAGCAGTGTTGGCCCACTCTATAATGTACTGAGCCCCCCGAAAAACCGCAACGGCTGCGGGTGCTTGCACAAACAGTGTAGATAAAAGATTGCGCTCAGCGGCAAGCGGCGGATTATCTAGCTCGAGGGGTACGCTTAACTTATGAATAATATAGCTGAGAGAATTATGCTCATCGAGTACAGGGGTGGTAAGCACATGAGCACTTGCTTTATGATTACTTTCTTCCAGAGGTAATGATAAAAGTACCTCGTCTTGGTATTGGCTAATTTTAAAGCTTGCCTGGTGAGCTTGCTTGGTGTGCAATACTTCCTGTAGGGAAGCGTGCAAACAAGCACTGTACCCATTATCAGTAATTGCGAATACCTCCTTCAGTGGCTTTCCTACTATTTCTTGACGTACTTTACCCGTTGCCGATAAGTAGGCTTTGCTGGCTGTAAGAATGGATAAATCAGGCGAAAGAAGTAGGTATAAATCCGGAACTGTGTTAAATACTTCAAGCTGATCTGTCGAAAAAATAGCCATAGGGCTCAGCAAATAATCTTTTGAGAAATTCTCAGTAGCAGCAATACTCCTGTACAGAGTGTCATCCGATGATTAAGAGCACTGAATCATTAACCGTTTTAAAGTTTCTTAGTAAGAAAATGATCTTTGTTTTAGTATCGTTTGCTCAATATCTCTAGGGCAAATAACTACAAGGAGCGAATAAAGTTATACTTCATCGGTAGGATTTATTCTTCCCTCTTCACACTATTTTAAAACAGTATACCAATGGCATTAACTTTTGCCAGGAATTGCCGTTTTTACGGTATGCGATTTCTGTCCCCCATTGTTTTTCTTCTGCTACTTAGTTCCTGCAATTACTCGGAGCAAATTTCCCAAGAATTGAATCAGGAGCCTTATTTCGATTTAACTGGCTTAGTAGCGCAACAACTCGTTCACTTAGACTCGCTATATCCCTCAGTAGAGATCACGGCTACTATTAATGATCGTAAAGAAGTGGAAACCATGCGGAAAGATAGTGCCAATTGGGCCGAGACGCTTAAACTATTCAGCGAGGCCAATATCAATCTTCCGGTACTCCAGGGTAGCTACCAAGTTACCGACAGTACCGACCAAGAACACGGATGGAATATTCGTACTTACCAAGCTCTGAAAACGGCCAATGTTGAAATTCCGTACTTAGCGGTCTACTATCAAAAAACTTTACAGGATGTTCGGAAGGTTGAGGCTATCTTTCGGGAGAAGAATATGTTGTACCGAACCGAACGCCATATGGAAATGCAGCTTACCCCCGCTGAAGTGGGACCATTACTTACGGAGTACCAGAGTAGTGGAACGCAAAAAATGCTTTTTCGCGATAGTGTGCATTATCAGCTACGTGCTACATTAAAGTATCCCTCGCTAAATTAATCTAGCTTCTGCCAAAAATATGCTTCAGTCTTTCAACTATTCCTGGTAGCGGTTCTTCTGAGGTATAGTAATTTTGTCCATACTTTTCGTACGCATAACCATACTCGTTAACCGAATCTACGCTGTTTAAGATCAACGACAAATTCTCGTGCTTGCGCGTGGTTTGAATACGGTCAATATTTTTAATAAACACTTTGCGGGAGAAGTCTGCCCGAACAACGTACAGGGGAACATCTGCTTTTTCCATCACCAACGTTCCATCGGTAACCAGTCCTACCGGGGGAGTATCGATAACTACTAAATCATAGCGATTCTTTAGCTCTTCTAACGTATCGGCAAATTTCTGGCTACCAATTAGCTCTGCCGGATTTGGAGGTATTGCTCCGGCCGAAATAAAATCTAGGTTGTCTATCTTTGAATGTCGAATGCAATCATCCAGCGTATATTTCTCAATGAGAATTGTGCTCATACCCTTTGCTGAGTTATCAGCATCAAAAGCAAAGTGTATTTTTGGCCTTCGCATGTCCAAATCGATCAGCACCGTCTTCCGGCCCGACATGGCCATAATACTCGCCAGGTTTGTTGCAACAAATGTTTTACCTTCGGTGCTTACGGTAGAAGTCACCGATACCACTTGGCGGTTATCACTCAACCCCATAAACTGAAGATTGGTACGAATGGTACGAAAAGCTTCGCTGACGGCTAACTTAGACGATTCATTAACCACTAGCACCGCTGGCAATGATTTGGCTCGCCTGTATTTGGGGATACTACCCACAACCGGCACTTGGGTGTACCGTTCTAGCTCCGATTGACTACTGATTTTATCGTGCAGTACGTAGGCAATGAGTAAAAAAGCTACGCTGAGCACCACTCCGGTAACGCCACCGGCTCCTCGTATTAATAAAACTTCGGGGGCTACCGGAGTACCTGGCAGCGTTGCCGGCAATAATACTACAAAATCGGTTACTGTGCCGGCCCTAGCAATTTCTAGCTCGTTTTTCTTTTGAATTAGTGAAAGAAATATTTCTTCGTACAGTGCGTAGTATCGCTGGTTACGGTTATAGTCCGTGCCCCGTGATGGGAGGCGCATAAACTCCTTTTCTATTTCTTCCCGATTTTTTGCTATCTCCTCTGCTTCTTGGCCTAGACTAACCTGATAACTTTGTAATAATTCTAGTATACTTTTCTTCAGAAGCGCAATTCGCTGATCTTTGAGCTGAATAGCGTAGGTTTTTTCTTTGTACGATCCTGCTAATAACTCTCGATCATTAATCAGCTTATTCAGCTCCTGAATGTGCGTAGTTACATCTGAAGGGTACTTACTGAACATGGTGGGTTCAGCCAGAACAACCTCTTCGTTTTCCACTTGCTTTTCTAACTCTGTTACCGCCTCTCGCATCTGAGT
This region of Tunicatimonas pelagia genomic DNA includes:
- a CDS encoding polysaccharide biosynthesis tyrosine autokinase, translating into MSPENKLSTYYSSNASGQIDQGKLIYLFRKHAWWVVLIIVLTNLAAHLYIRYTRPVYESESVVKLGVEKQANILGINALEQNLDNMAGEVELLKSDLFFTKVAEIARMDISYYARGRINFQERYQNSPFRVQYAIYDVGAYDRPFDIEILNDEQFVLSYEEESEVISRAYAFGEEISNPSFRFVVTLTEDYESPRDDTRYYFTVNSEKAVKGYLSRNMNVEPVNLKANTIRIGFQGYDRHKVRDLVAIMDSVYLEYTLEKKNEATEKQIVFLDEQLTTVEDRLGRYETYFEDFTIQNRTNDLRSEIGEAIMKLEALELKRFELTQMREAVTELEKQVENEEVVLAEPTMFSKYPSDVTTHIQELNKLINDRELLAGSYKEKTYAIQLKDQRIALLKKSILELLQSYQVSLGQEAEEIAKNREEIEKEFMRLPSRGTDYNRNQRYYALYEEIFLSLIQKKNELEIARAGTVTDFVVLLPATLPGTPVAPEVLLIRGAGGVTGVVLSVAFLLIAYVLHDKISSQSELERYTQVPVVGSIPKYRRAKSLPAVLVVNESSKLAVSEAFRTIRTNLQFMGLSDNRQVVSVTSTVSTEGKTFVATNLASIMAMSGRKTVLIDLDMRRPKIHFAFDADNSAKGMSTILIEKYTLDDCIRHSKIDNLDFISAGAIPPNPAELIGSQKFADTLEELKNRYDLVVIDTPPVGLVTDGTLVMEKADVPLYVVRADFSRKVFIKNIDRIQTTRKHENLSLILNSVDSVNEYGYAYEKYGQNYYTSEEPLPGIVERLKHIFGRS